The Arachis hypogaea cultivar Tifrunner chromosome 16, arahy.Tifrunner.gnm2.J5K5, whole genome shotgun sequence genome contains a region encoding:
- the LOC112697742 gene encoding exocyst complex component EXO70I isoform X1, with protein MIKTLNPNYPNNTAKTAEIMSRYRPIAPKPDTNNSSSSSLTDNNGSNSSNSNSNNSLSQKIKNSPYLRSLWPQLQARPTRTRKRGRAPILTLPPSSLFKRQKPNNTNNLLLGFYPSTTKNLISLQSLNFVPPHQQLGNPLYNHAIGVLNCQLETTNNDVSTICNSTTSPSLVTLPLLPCSPSSSTSSIHQPPKFDLTNNNNACQEVTFDLNLTAKLHIPEEKDLLQQLQRPVVTTATAATNNNVVVVAPQPVRPVGSSISVGCINEDATMAIQDQNLKRKQEVEDEVETETLPAIITDSKNRVRMVNSSYKELVGQPECPWLESMVTSIQCGSSAPSSTPSSSPRSSSPRSNKRISGEVALQVCDDSIKIPDSSSSNGFSCWVRIEWQSSEDQRKKFCVNAFCDVTKLCCESRDYVFIIMSFYNCCLHINLKAINSIFGLREALATLKALYETEVDEMRFEGLLDQALLHMQDEFEAILLSIKHKNLGDMSQLQYDDDENNNDTNNELVNNNFAACELGSELEVEVLRRISFTLAANDCLDICIDIYVKVRYRRAAKALMKLNPDYLKTYTPEGIDEMEWETLESAITLWTQHFQVAVRKVLKSEKSLCQRVLGTIMDGLVWPECFVKISDKIMAVFFRFGEGVARSSKEPQKLFKLLDMFESLERLKEHVLETFEGESGVDICTRFRELEKLIIDASSKVFWEFGLQIEGNADGLPPPQDGSVPKLVSQTMQYRYAINYLKYLASENYRTSMAKVLRTEQIWKNGILSKQETDESLLKNAISNVMEALERNIESKRSRCRDKILVQVFLMNTYWYIYMRTKNTELGELLGDQYMKIGYKTVAEESAYLYQKQSWGVLVAILDGGDVQEHGKDSIGRLVNEKMESFFKCLNEVCERHIRGGYSIPDLDLREQMRESTMKLVVPAYVEFLESYSGFLQRKMYPSPDKLRGMVRKAFDGGEGRPRRRGSTSNDRNAGGNSASLEGDIRDLRPSRSNSQDV; from the exons ATGATCAAAACTCtgaaccctaattacccaaataacaCAGCAAAAACGGCTGAGATCATGTCAAGGTATAGGCCAATAGCTCCAAAGCCAGATACCAATAATTCCTCATCAAGCTCCCTCACTGATAACAATGGCTCCAACAGCagcaacagcaacagcaacaatTCACTCTCTCAGAAGATCAAGAATTCTCCTTATCTTAGGAGTCTTTGGCCACAGCTTCAAGCAAGACCAACAAGGACTAGAAAGAGAGGTAGAGCCCCAATTTTAACACTTCCACCTTCTTCACTCTTTAAAAGGCAAAAACCCAACAACACAAATAATCTTCTACTAGGATTTTATCCATCTACCACAAAGAACCTAATTTCATTACAAAgtttgaattttgttcctcctcaTCAACAACTCGGTAATCCTCTCTATAATCATGCAATTGGGGTTCTTAATTGTCAATTAGAAACCACTAATAATGATGTTAGCACTATTTGTAATTCCACTACAAGCCCAAGTTTGGTTACACTTCCACTTCTTCCATGTtcaccttcttcttctacttcttccatCCATCAACCACCAAAATTTGACttaaccaacaacaacaatgcttGCCAAGAAGTAACATTTGATCTGAATTTGACTGCGAAGTTGCACATCCCGGAAGAGAAGGATCTCTTGCAACAACTTCAGAGGCCGGTGGTGACGACGGCGACAGCAGCAACAAATAACAATGTGGTAGTAGTAGCTCCacaaccggttcgaccggttgGTTCCTCCATAAGCGTTGGTTGCATCAATGAAGATGCAACAATGGCAATTCAAGATCAGAATCTCAAGAGAAAACAAGAGGTTGAGGATGAGGTTGAAACCGAGACATTACCAGCAATTATAACAGACTCAAAAAACCGGGTTAGGATGGTAAATTCCTCATACAAGGAACTAGTTGGTCAACCTGAATGTCCATGGCTTGAATCCATGGTAACAAGCATTCAATGTGGGTCATCAGCACCATCATCAACACCATCATCATCACCAAGATCATCATCTCCAAGAAGTAACAAGAGGATAAGTGGTGAAGTAGCACTTCAAGTCTGTGATGATTCAATTAAGATACCAGATTCATCATCATCAAATGGATTCTCTTGCTGGGTTAGGATTGAATGGCAAAGCAGTGAAGATCAGAGGAAGAAGTTTTGTGTGAATGCTTTCTGTGATGTTACCAAGTTGTGTTGTGAATCGAGGGATTATGTGTTCATCATCATGTCCTTTTATAATTGTTGTTTGCACATAAATCTCAAAGCTATTAATTCCATTTTTgg GTTGAGAGAGGCACTAGCCACACTGAAGGCACTGTATGAAACTGAGGTGGATGAGATGAGATTTGAAGGGTTACTAGACCAAGCTTTGCTTCATATGCAAGATGAATTTGAGGCAATATTATTGAGCATAAAGCATAAGAACCTAGGAGATATGTCACAACTAcaatatgatgatgatgaaaataaTAATGATACTAACAATGAACTTGTCAATAACAATTTTGCTGCTTGTGAATTGGGGTCAGAGCTTGAAGTTGAAGTCCTCAGAAGAATTTCATTCACTCTTGCTGCTAATGATTGCTTGGATATTTGCATTGATATCTACGTCAAG GTGAGGTATAGAAGGGCTGCAAAAGCATTAATGAAGCTAAACCCAGATTACTTAAAAACATACACACCAGAAGGAATTGATGAAATGGAATGGGAAACCTTAGAATCAGCCATAACCCTTTGGACCCAACACTTCCAAGTTGCTGTTAGAAAAGTTCTCAAGTCAGAGAAATCACTCTGCCAAAGAGTCCTAGGCACAATCATGGATGGCCTAGTTTGGCCAGAATGCTTTGTTAAAATCTCAGACAAGATCATGGCCGTGTTCTTTCGATTCGGCGAAGGAGTTGCGAGGAGCAGCAAGGAGCCACAGAAGTTGTTCAAGCTTTTGGACATGTTTGAATCATTGGAGAGGCTAAAAGAACATGTGTTGGAAACTTTTGAAGGTGAATCTGGTGTGGATATTTGTACTAGGTTTAGGGAACTTGAGAAGCTTATTATTGATGCATCAAGCAAAGTTTTTTGGGAATTTGGATTGCAAATTGAAGGCAATGCTGATGGACTTCCTCCACCACAGGATGGTTCTGTTCCAAAACTTGTTAG tcaaactaTGCAATACAGGTACGCAATTAACTACCTAAAGTACCTTGCCTCGGAGAATTACAGAACATCCATGGCTAAGGTTCTAAGAACAGAGCAAATATGGAAAAATGGGATACTGTCGAAACAAGAAACAGATGAGAGTCTATTGAAGAATGCAATTTCCAATGTCATGGAAGCACTTGAAAGAAACATTGAATCAAAACGTTCAAGATGTAGGGACAAGATCTTAGTGCAAGTTTTCTTGATGAACACGTATTGGTACATATACATGAGGACCAAGAACACAGAACTTGGTGAGCTATTGGGAGATCAATACATGAAGATTGGGTACAAAACAGTGGCGGAAGAATCAGCTTACTTGTACCAGAAGCAATCGTGGGGTGTTCTGGTGGCGATTTTGGATGGCGGCGATGTCCAAGAACATGGGAAGGATAGCATAGGAAGGTTGGTGAATGAGAAGATGGAGAGTTTCTTCAAGTGTTTGAATGAGGTTTGTGAGAGGCACATAAGAGGTGGTTATAGCATTCCGGATTTAGATTTGAGAGAACAAATGAGAGAATCCACTATGAAGCTTGTTGTTCCGGCTTATGTTGAGTTCTTGGAGTCTTACTCTGGATTCTTGCAGAGGAAAATGTATCCCAGCCCCGATAAGTTGCGAGGGATGGTGAGGAAGGCTTTTGACGGCGGCGAGGGGAGGCCGAGGAGGCGCGGTTCGACTTCTAATGATCGGAATGCCGGAGGGAACTCTGCGTCTCTAGAGGGTGATATAAGAGATTTGAGACCATCAAGATCAAACAGTCAAGATGTGTGA
- the LOC112697742 gene encoding exocyst complex component EXO70I isoform X2 — translation MIKTLNPNYPNNTAKTAEIMSRYRPIAPKPDTNNSSSSSLTDNNGSNSSNSNSNNSLSQKIKNSPYLRSLWPQLQARPTRTRKRGRAPILTLPPSSLFKRQKPNNTNNLLLGFYPSTTKNLISLQSLNFVPPHQQLGNPLYNHAIGVLNCQLETTNNDVSTICNSTTSPSLVTLPLLPCSPSSSTSSIHQPPKFDLTNNNNACQEVTFDLNLTAKLHIPEEKDLLQQLQRPVVTTATAATNNNVVVVAPQPVRPVGSSISVGCINEDATMAIQDQNLKRKQEVEDEVETETLPAIITDSKNRVRMVNSSYKELVGQPECPWLESMVTSIQCGSSAPSSTPSSSPRSSSPRSNKRISGEVALQVCDDSIKIPDSSSSNGFSCWVRIEWQSSEDQRKKFCVNAFCDVTKLCCESRDYVFIIMSFYNCCLHINLKAINSIFGLREALATLKALYETEVDEMRFEGLLDQALLHMQDEFEAILLSIKHKNLGDMSQLQYDDDENNNDTNNELVNNNFAACELGSELEVEVLRRISFTLAANDCLDICIDIYVKVRYRRAAKALMKLNPDYLKTYTPEGIDEMEWETLESAITLWTQHFQVAVRKVLKSEKSLCQRVLGTIMDGLVWPECFVKISDKIMAVFFRFGEGVARSSKEPQKLFKLLDMFESLERLKEHVLETFEGESGVDICTRFRELEKLIIDASSKVFWEFGLQIEGNADGLPPPQDGSVPKLVRYAINYLKYLASENYRTSMAKVLRTEQIWKNGILSKQETDESLLKNAISNVMEALERNIESKRSRCRDKILVQVFLMNTYWYIYMRTKNTELGELLGDQYMKIGYKTVAEESAYLYQKQSWGVLVAILDGGDVQEHGKDSIGRLVNEKMESFFKCLNEVCERHIRGGYSIPDLDLREQMRESTMKLVVPAYVEFLESYSGFLQRKMYPSPDKLRGMVRKAFDGGEGRPRRRGSTSNDRNAGGNSASLEGDIRDLRPSRSNSQDV, via the exons ATGATCAAAACTCtgaaccctaattacccaaataacaCAGCAAAAACGGCTGAGATCATGTCAAGGTATAGGCCAATAGCTCCAAAGCCAGATACCAATAATTCCTCATCAAGCTCCCTCACTGATAACAATGGCTCCAACAGCagcaacagcaacagcaacaatTCACTCTCTCAGAAGATCAAGAATTCTCCTTATCTTAGGAGTCTTTGGCCACAGCTTCAAGCAAGACCAACAAGGACTAGAAAGAGAGGTAGAGCCCCAATTTTAACACTTCCACCTTCTTCACTCTTTAAAAGGCAAAAACCCAACAACACAAATAATCTTCTACTAGGATTTTATCCATCTACCACAAAGAACCTAATTTCATTACAAAgtttgaattttgttcctcctcaTCAACAACTCGGTAATCCTCTCTATAATCATGCAATTGGGGTTCTTAATTGTCAATTAGAAACCACTAATAATGATGTTAGCACTATTTGTAATTCCACTACAAGCCCAAGTTTGGTTACACTTCCACTTCTTCCATGTtcaccttcttcttctacttcttccatCCATCAACCACCAAAATTTGACttaaccaacaacaacaatgcttGCCAAGAAGTAACATTTGATCTGAATTTGACTGCGAAGTTGCACATCCCGGAAGAGAAGGATCTCTTGCAACAACTTCAGAGGCCGGTGGTGACGACGGCGACAGCAGCAACAAATAACAATGTGGTAGTAGTAGCTCCacaaccggttcgaccggttgGTTCCTCCATAAGCGTTGGTTGCATCAATGAAGATGCAACAATGGCAATTCAAGATCAGAATCTCAAGAGAAAACAAGAGGTTGAGGATGAGGTTGAAACCGAGACATTACCAGCAATTATAACAGACTCAAAAAACCGGGTTAGGATGGTAAATTCCTCATACAAGGAACTAGTTGGTCAACCTGAATGTCCATGGCTTGAATCCATGGTAACAAGCATTCAATGTGGGTCATCAGCACCATCATCAACACCATCATCATCACCAAGATCATCATCTCCAAGAAGTAACAAGAGGATAAGTGGTGAAGTAGCACTTCAAGTCTGTGATGATTCAATTAAGATACCAGATTCATCATCATCAAATGGATTCTCTTGCTGGGTTAGGATTGAATGGCAAAGCAGTGAAGATCAGAGGAAGAAGTTTTGTGTGAATGCTTTCTGTGATGTTACCAAGTTGTGTTGTGAATCGAGGGATTATGTGTTCATCATCATGTCCTTTTATAATTGTTGTTTGCACATAAATCTCAAAGCTATTAATTCCATTTTTgg GTTGAGAGAGGCACTAGCCACACTGAAGGCACTGTATGAAACTGAGGTGGATGAGATGAGATTTGAAGGGTTACTAGACCAAGCTTTGCTTCATATGCAAGATGAATTTGAGGCAATATTATTGAGCATAAAGCATAAGAACCTAGGAGATATGTCACAACTAcaatatgatgatgatgaaaataaTAATGATACTAACAATGAACTTGTCAATAACAATTTTGCTGCTTGTGAATTGGGGTCAGAGCTTGAAGTTGAAGTCCTCAGAAGAATTTCATTCACTCTTGCTGCTAATGATTGCTTGGATATTTGCATTGATATCTACGTCAAG GTGAGGTATAGAAGGGCTGCAAAAGCATTAATGAAGCTAAACCCAGATTACTTAAAAACATACACACCAGAAGGAATTGATGAAATGGAATGGGAAACCTTAGAATCAGCCATAACCCTTTGGACCCAACACTTCCAAGTTGCTGTTAGAAAAGTTCTCAAGTCAGAGAAATCACTCTGCCAAAGAGTCCTAGGCACAATCATGGATGGCCTAGTTTGGCCAGAATGCTTTGTTAAAATCTCAGACAAGATCATGGCCGTGTTCTTTCGATTCGGCGAAGGAGTTGCGAGGAGCAGCAAGGAGCCACAGAAGTTGTTCAAGCTTTTGGACATGTTTGAATCATTGGAGAGGCTAAAAGAACATGTGTTGGAAACTTTTGAAGGTGAATCTGGTGTGGATATTTGTACTAGGTTTAGGGAACTTGAGAAGCTTATTATTGATGCATCAAGCAAAGTTTTTTGGGAATTTGGATTGCAAATTGAAGGCAATGCTGATGGACTTCCTCCACCACAGGATGGTTCTGTTCCAAAACTTGTTAG GTACGCAATTAACTACCTAAAGTACCTTGCCTCGGAGAATTACAGAACATCCATGGCTAAGGTTCTAAGAACAGAGCAAATATGGAAAAATGGGATACTGTCGAAACAAGAAACAGATGAGAGTCTATTGAAGAATGCAATTTCCAATGTCATGGAAGCACTTGAAAGAAACATTGAATCAAAACGTTCAAGATGTAGGGACAAGATCTTAGTGCAAGTTTTCTTGATGAACACGTATTGGTACATATACATGAGGACCAAGAACACAGAACTTGGTGAGCTATTGGGAGATCAATACATGAAGATTGGGTACAAAACAGTGGCGGAAGAATCAGCTTACTTGTACCAGAAGCAATCGTGGGGTGTTCTGGTGGCGATTTTGGATGGCGGCGATGTCCAAGAACATGGGAAGGATAGCATAGGAAGGTTGGTGAATGAGAAGATGGAGAGTTTCTTCAAGTGTTTGAATGAGGTTTGTGAGAGGCACATAAGAGGTGGTTATAGCATTCCGGATTTAGATTTGAGAGAACAAATGAGAGAATCCACTATGAAGCTTGTTGTTCCGGCTTATGTTGAGTTCTTGGAGTCTTACTCTGGATTCTTGCAGAGGAAAATGTATCCCAGCCCCGATAAGTTGCGAGGGATGGTGAGGAAGGCTTTTGACGGCGGCGAGGGGAGGCCGAGGAGGCGCGGTTCGACTTCTAATGATCGGAATGCCGGAGGGAACTCTGCGTCTCTAGAGGGTGATATAAGAGATTTGAGACCATCAAGATCAAACAGTCAAGATGTGTGA
- the LOC112697743 gene encoding uncharacterized protein produces MPLWLPSLPADVSVSAILSSVAATTVTAASFFSIYKTHIRPHKENLITLHQEQLKRNPRGKILFVSQIEFSTAEAVAKRLCDLLELKGLVLEVVDARTYDPEDLPKENLILLLHSTSHNQPPLPFVDNSKGAKDFASWLVNNAESFGIGAVVVKACSFTAFVVGKRDGKNLMAKAVNHIRDLDHVQYGSDFEEWWGSIVATVSGEVANGMCRESEPEDDAGCCDPKRIYMLVENLYDECRSTTYSRRMLTISEANFMKNGTVDLEDGGPVTVKWPLPHGGTSDSSLPLSEKFCCSVGLSLFFLGDLDKDSERELDFDGARNIWCLKYDGHTWIWSLCRTIFFPHQLCPIIIPYDGKLCCIGDNWVDIYNLKSEFWEKREVPAGVRLNPHSYFLWETLIVLYSFDDDNNQWLMSYDLNANIWSPIECNFPPFCDYKAGRKLVRLGCSDFLLIIDIVSIWYIFDLSKKKPVAVVHVNDLDEMGMVSNVFCCHHTSKESLIYVFTYQMDIKLDMERPNEYINIVPYARVKLQIEDNFSAKVESKGNLKVGPHMKYYVFAAGDQDIKGKTTVA; encoded by the exons ATGCCCCTTTGGTTGCCTTCGTTACCGGCGGATGTATCGGTATCCGCTATCCTGTCCAGCGTGGCCGCCACCACGGTCACTGCCGCATCCTTCTTCTCAATCTACAAGACTCACATCCGCCCGCACAAAGAGAATCTCATAACACTCCATCAAGAGCAACTCAAACGCAATCCTCGTGGCAAGATCCTGTTCGTTTCGCAAATCGAATTTTCAACTGCAGAAGCCGTAGCGAAGCGCCTCTGCGATTTGTTAGAGTTGAAAGGCCTCGTTTTGGAGGTCGTAGATGCTCGGACTTACGATCCCGAAGACCTACCCAAGGAGAACCTCATCCTCCTCCTTCATTCAACTTCGCATAACCAACCTCCCCTACCGTTCGTCGACAACAGCAAAGGAGCAAAGGACTTCGCCAGTTGGCTCGTGAATAACGCGGAGAGCTTTGGGATCGGAGCGGTTGTTGTGAAGGCTTGCAGTTTCACTGCATTTGTGGTGGGCAAAAGGGATGGTAAGAATTTGATGGCTAAGGCCGTCAATCATATTAGGGATTTGGATCATGTTCAATACGGTTCTGATTTTGAAGAGTGGTGGGGAAGCATTGTTGCGACGGTTTCGGGAGAAGTTGCTAATGGCATGTGCAGGGAATCTGAACCTGAG GATGATGCTGGTTGTTGTGATCCAAAACGCATATATATGTTGGTGGAAAATCTGTATGATGAATGTAGAAGTACAACCTACAGTCGCAGGATGTTAACTATCAGTGAGGCCAACTTCATGAAGAATGGAACTGTTGATCTTGAAGACGGAGGTCCTGTAACTGTCAAATGGCCTCTTCCACATGGTGGAACAAGCGATTCTAGTTTACCATTATCTGAAAAATTTTGTTGTTCCGTTGGTCTCAGCTTGTTCTTTCTTGGTGACCTGGATAAGGATAGTGAAAGAGAACTGGATTTTGATGGCGCTAGAAACATTTGGTGCCTCAAGTATGATGGTCATACTTGGATTTGGAGTTTATGCAGAACCATCTTCTTCCCCCACCAATTGTGCCCCATAATAATTCCATACGATGGCAAATTGTGCTGCATCGGTGATAATTGGGTTGATATCTACAACCTAAAATCAGAATTTTGGGAAAAGAGGGAAGTGCCCGCTGGCGTGCGCTTGAATCCTCACTCTTACTTTTTGTGGGAAACCCTCATTGTGTTGTATTCTTTTGATGATGATAACAATCAATGGCTCATGTCATATGATTTGAATGCCAACATTTGGAGCCCCATTGAGTGCAATTTTCCGCCATTTTGTGATTACAAAGCTGGTAGGAAACTCGTTCGTTTGGGTTGCAGTGATTTTCTTCTTATTATTGATATTGTATCTATTTGGTACATCTTTGACTTGTCTAAGAAGAAACCCGTGGCTGTTGTGCATGTGAATGATTTGGATGAGATGGGGATGGTGTCTAACGTTTTTTGTTGTCACCACACAAGCAAAGAAAGTCTGATCTATGTCTTTACATATCAAATGGATATTAAATTGGATATGGAGCGTCCAAATGAATATATTAACATTGTTCCTTATGCCAGAGTCAAGCTCCAAATCGAGGATAATTTTTCTGCTAAGGTTGAATCTAAGGGTAATCTTAAAGTTGGTCCCCATATGAAGTACTATGT GTTTGCTGCCGGAGACCAAGACATTAAAGGGAAGACTACCGTAGCATAA
- the LOC112697745 gene encoding F-box protein At3g12350: MASSLSFSDFPEDVQLCILSFLSPTEIATFSCTSKRFVSLCTSDSRLWFTMCERRWGSKTQINKWVKGAVTYRHLYRTLSEWENLIGFWRRSGPGSASISSPSLLFFEWWDTCISGFRVSPSTNGSYGVVKAPFLWMGLSDDGQIVNLLDPDGRSEVSAPEFAAVPANGEVGLTENELIPVNLSFMGRTHFVVEENQSFAAANSSSCSSDQKRNGFSRSMSPGNLSGDEYGSVGEDVSGSPGSLPDRLMSEIYQHLANRTSPGSDKSRKQRRREKERLAKRKWEPEHFVKIENCSPTPSRPLQGLWKGICDDMNLAFYLVVYDDIGGIACRRVGDPPERFSNYAPVFWTSKTTFLETPFSLEEETLYDSRLHIRPHQTSFEIQEQFHLSDVEVVNPFQQLHLSGNEVVKRILHISSSYDLVIPDAAGMINPRSGEGRIWQYHNDTFGFGFLCDNFVIDMKHIFRNGCIVDIVNP; the protein is encoded by the exons ATGGCTTCGTCTCTGTCGTTTTCAGATTTCCCCGAAGACGTTCAGCTCTGCATACTGTCGTTTCTCTCTCCCACCGAAATCGCCACGTTCTCCTGCACATCAAAACGCTTCGTTTCGCTCTGCACCAGCGATTCGCGCCTCTGGTTCACGATGTGCGAGAGAAGGTGGGGTTCCAAGACACAGATCAATAAATGGGTGAAGGGTGCAGTCACGTACAGGCACCTCTATAGAACTCTAAGCGAGTGGGAGAATCTCATTGGCTTCTGGCGCCGGAGCGGGCCAGGTAGCGCTTCAATTTCTTCGCCTTCGTTGCTCTTCTTTGAGTGGTGGGATACTTGCATTTCGGGATTTAGGGTTTCGCCGTCGACCAATGGGTCATATGGCGTTGTTAAAGCTCCGTTTCTTTGGATGGGTCTTTCGGATGATGGCCAGATCGTTAATTTGTTGGATCCTGATGGCCGCAGTGAGGTTTCCGCGCCGGAGTTCGCGGCGGTGCCGGCGAATGGGGAG GTTGGATTAACTGAGAATGAGTTGATTCCAGTGAATTTGAGTTTCATGGGGAGGACGCATTTTGTTGTGGAGGAAAATCAGAGCTTTGCTGCTGCAAATTCTTCGAGTTGCAGTTCTGATCAGAAGAGAAATGGGTTTAGTAGGAGTATGAGCCCTGGGAACCTAAGCGGCGATGAATACGGTAGTGTCGGAGAGGATGTCAGTGGATCGCCAGGAAGCTTGCCAGACCGGTTGATGTCTGAGATTTATCAGCATTTGGCAAATAGGACTAGCCCTGGAAGTGATAAGTCGAGGAAGCAGAGGAGAAGGGAGAAGGAGAGGCTGGCTAAGAGGAAATGGGAGCCTGAGCATTTTGTGAAGATCGAGAATTGCTCACCAACACCATCGCGGCCTTTACAAGGCCTTTGGAAG GGAATCTGTGATGACATGAATTTAGCCTTTTACCTTGTGGTGTATGATGACATCGGGGGCATTGCCTGCCGAAGAGTTGGGGATCCTCCTGAGCGCTTTTCCAACTATGCCCCGGTTTTCTGGACATCTAAAACGACATTTCTGGAGACTCCATTTTCTCTGGAGGAAGAAACCTTGTATGACAGCCGGCTTCATATCAGACCGCATCAAACAAGCTTTGAAATTCAAGAGCAGTTCCACTTGTCCGATGTCGAAGTGGTAAACCCATTTCAGCAGTTACATTTGTCAGGCAACGAAGTTGTCAAACGAATTCTTCACATAAGCTCAAGCTATGATTTAGTTATTCCAGATGCAGCTGGAATGATAAATCCAAGGAGTGGAGAGGGAAGGATTTGGCAATACCACAATGATACTTTTGGATTTGGATTCCTTTGTGACAACTTTGTCATAGACATGAAGCATATTTTCCGCAACGGTTGTATTGTGGATATAGTGAATCCTTGA
- the LOC112697746 gene encoding LIM domain-containing protein WLIM1 isoform X3 has translation MYLQLSNYNSFEGVLYCRPHFDQLFKRTGSLEKSFEGTPKVAKPEKNTDEKPAAAKVSSMFGGTRDKCAGCQKTVYPTEKVTVNGTPYHKSCFKCCHGGCVISPSNYIAHEGKLYCKHHHVQLIKEKGNLSQLEGDHEKSAVQAKINGEEVTAET, from the exons ATGTATCTGCAGCTGAGCAACTACAACTCTTTTGAGGGAGTTCTTTACTGTAGGCCGCACTTCGATCAACTTTTCAAGAGAACTGGTAGCCTTGAGAAAAGCTTTGAAG GAACACCAAAAGTTGCTAAACCAGAGAAAAACACTGATGAG AAACCTGCAGCAGCAAAAGTTTCAAGTATGTTTGGTGGAACAAGAGATAAATGTGCTGGTTGCCAAAAAACTGTGTATCCAACTGAGAAG GTCACTGTGAATGGGACTCCTTACCATAAGAGTTGCTTCAAGTGCTGCCATGGAGGATGTGTTATCAGCCCTTCCAATTACATCGCGCACGAGGGAAAGCTCTACTGCAAACACCACCATGTCCAACTAATCAAGGAGAAGGGAAACTTGAGTCAGCTTGAAGGTGATCATGAGAAGAGTGCAGTGCAAGCAAAAATCAATGGCGAAGAAGTCACAGCTGAGACATAA
- the LOC112697746 gene encoding LIM domain-containing protein WLIM1 isoform X2: protein MAFAGTTQKCMACDKTVYLVDKLTADNRIFHKACFRCHHCKGTLKLSNYNSFEGVLYCRPHFDQLFKRTGSLEKSFEGTPKVAKPEKNTDEKPAAAKVSSMFGGTRDKCAGCQKTVYPTEKVTVNGTPYHKSCFKCCHGGCVISPSNYIAHEGKLYCKHHHVQLIKEKGNLSQLEGDHEKSAVQAKINGEEVTAET from the exons atgGCATTTGCAGGAACAACTCAGAAATGTATGGCTTGTGACAAAACCGTTTACCTTGTTGATAAGTTGACTGCGGATAACCGAATTTTCCACAAAGCTTGCTTCCGCTGCCACCACTGCAAAGGAACTCTCAAG CTGAGCAACTACAACTCTTTTGAGGGAGTTCTTTACTGTAGGCCGCACTTCGATCAACTTTTCAAGAGAACTGGTAGCCTTGAGAAAAGCTTTGAAG GAACACCAAAAGTTGCTAAACCAGAGAAAAACACTGATGAG AAACCTGCAGCAGCAAAAGTTTCAAGTATGTTTGGTGGAACAAGAGATAAATGTGCTGGTTGCCAAAAAACTGTGTATCCAACTGAGAAG GTCACTGTGAATGGGACTCCTTACCATAAGAGTTGCTTCAAGTGCTGCCATGGAGGATGTGTTATCAGCCCTTCCAATTACATCGCGCACGAGGGAAAGCTCTACTGCAAACACCACCATGTCCAACTAATCAAGGAGAAGGGAAACTTGAGTCAGCTTGAAGGTGATCATGAGAAGAGTGCAGTGCAAGCAAAAATCAATGGCGAAGAAGTCACAGCTGAGACATAA
- the LOC112697746 gene encoding LIM domain-containing protein WLIM1 isoform X1, with protein MFQISDNLKDSEEKTKKERKAMAFAGTTQKCMACDKTVYLVDKLTADNRIFHKACFRCHHCKGTLKLSNYNSFEGVLYCRPHFDQLFKRTGSLEKSFEGTPKVAKPEKNTDEKPAAAKVSSMFGGTRDKCAGCQKTVYPTEKVTVNGTPYHKSCFKCCHGGCVISPSNYIAHEGKLYCKHHHVQLIKEKGNLSQLEGDHEKSAVQAKINGEEVTAET; from the exons ATGTTCCAAA TTAGTGACAACTTAAAAGACTCAgaagagaaaacaaagaaagaaagaaaagcaatgGCATTTGCAGGAACAACTCAGAAATGTATGGCTTGTGACAAAACCGTTTACCTTGTTGATAAGTTGACTGCGGATAACCGAATTTTCCACAAAGCTTGCTTCCGCTGCCACCACTGCAAAGGAACTCTCAAG CTGAGCAACTACAACTCTTTTGAGGGAGTTCTTTACTGTAGGCCGCACTTCGATCAACTTTTCAAGAGAACTGGTAGCCTTGAGAAAAGCTTTGAAG GAACACCAAAAGTTGCTAAACCAGAGAAAAACACTGATGAG AAACCTGCAGCAGCAAAAGTTTCAAGTATGTTTGGTGGAACAAGAGATAAATGTGCTGGTTGCCAAAAAACTGTGTATCCAACTGAGAAG GTCACTGTGAATGGGACTCCTTACCATAAGAGTTGCTTCAAGTGCTGCCATGGAGGATGTGTTATCAGCCCTTCCAATTACATCGCGCACGAGGGAAAGCTCTACTGCAAACACCACCATGTCCAACTAATCAAGGAGAAGGGAAACTTGAGTCAGCTTGAAGGTGATCATGAGAAGAGTGCAGTGCAAGCAAAAATCAATGGCGAAGAAGTCACAGCTGAGACATAA